The following are from one region of the Mycolicibacterium helvum genome:
- a CDS encoding LLM class F420-dependent oxidoreductase has product MRFGLFIPQGWRLDLVGIPIEKHWQVMRDLADHADAGPWDSLWVYDHFHTVPMPTDEATHEAWTLMAAYAASTSRIKLGQMCTAMSYRNPVYLAKVAATTDIISGGRVQMGIGGGWYEHEWRAYGYGFPSAGVRLGRLDEGVQIMRDAWRDGKVSFAGKHYQVDGAIVAPKPLQEGGIPLWIAGGGEKVTLKIAAKYAQYTNFTSEPDGFAHKSRVLAEHCREVGTDFDAIVRSANVNAIIGTSNDDVTQRVQRVRDRLSGVCGDAAADAMMTTVSAPGSAAGTPAQVIESLTALRDLGCEYVICYFPEAAYDRSGIELFEREVIPALA; this is encoded by the coding sequence ATGCGATTCGGACTGTTCATTCCTCAGGGTTGGCGATTGGATCTGGTCGGCATCCCCATTGAAAAGCACTGGCAGGTAATGCGTGATCTGGCCGATCACGCCGACGCAGGACCGTGGGACTCGCTGTGGGTCTACGACCATTTCCACACCGTGCCGATGCCCACCGACGAAGCCACTCACGAGGCATGGACCCTGATGGCTGCGTACGCCGCGAGCACGTCGCGGATCAAGCTCGGCCAGATGTGCACCGCGATGAGCTACCGCAACCCCGTCTACCTGGCCAAGGTCGCTGCGACCACCGACATCATCTCCGGTGGTCGGGTGCAGATGGGTATCGGCGGCGGCTGGTACGAGCACGAATGGCGCGCTTACGGCTACGGGTTCCCCTCCGCGGGTGTGCGGCTGGGCCGCCTCGACGAGGGCGTACAGATCATGCGCGACGCCTGGCGGGACGGGAAGGTGAGCTTCGCCGGCAAGCACTATCAGGTCGACGGGGCGATTGTTGCCCCTAAGCCGTTGCAGGAGGGCGGTATTCCGTTGTGGATCGCCGGCGGCGGCGAAAAGGTGACCCTCAAGATCGCCGCGAAGTACGCGCAGTACACCAACTTCACTTCCGAGCCCGATGGCTTCGCGCACAAATCACGGGTTCTCGCCGAGCACTGTCGCGAGGTGGGCACCGACTTCGACGCCATCGTGCGCTCGGCGAATGTGAACGCGATCATCGGCACCTCTAACGACGACGTCACGCAGCGGGTGCAGCGGGTACGCGACCGACTGTCCGGGGTGTGCGGAGACGCTGCCGCCGACGCGATGATGACGACGGTCAGTGCGCCGGGGTCGGCGGCTGGCACTCCCGCGCAGGTCATCGAGAGCCTGACGGCGCTGCGCGACCTGGGCTGTGAGTACGTGATCTGCTACTTCCCGGAGGCGGCCTATGACCGATCCGGCATCGAGTTGTTCGAGCGCGAGGTGATCCCCGCGCTCGCATGA
- a CDS encoding class I SAM-dependent methyltransferase, producing MATTFLDSLLRRARTGIGTFPYPHQAAALLDNPLRRRMENPGQSIDVLELAGSERVLEIGPGAGYFSVELASRLSSGRLDLFDIQPQMLAKARRKLEQAGHRDVGYTAGQAGAALPFPAGTFDAAFLADVIGEVPDKQACVRSLASVLKPGGKLVFHEAFLDPDRLSVAELRTLCEPAGFVLDRSAESRWKDIVRFRRTP from the coding sequence ATGGCGACGACATTCCTCGACTCACTGCTGCGGCGCGCCCGCACAGGCATCGGAACCTTCCCCTACCCCCATCAGGCCGCCGCACTACTGGACAATCCGCTGCGTCGCAGAATGGAGAACCCCGGCCAGTCGATCGATGTGCTGGAGCTGGCCGGCAGCGAGCGGGTCCTCGAAATCGGCCCGGGTGCAGGTTATTTCAGCGTTGAACTGGCCAGCCGGCTGAGCTCGGGGAGACTGGACCTCTTCGACATCCAGCCACAGATGCTGGCCAAGGCGCGGCGCAAGCTCGAACAGGCCGGCCATCGCGATGTCGGCTACACCGCCGGGCAGGCCGGCGCGGCATTACCGTTCCCCGCAGGCACATTCGACGCCGCCTTCCTGGCCGACGTCATCGGCGAGGTGCCCGACAAGCAGGCGTGCGTGCGATCTCTGGCAAGCGTCCTCAAGCCGGGCGGGAAGCTAGTGTTCCACGAGGCGTTTCTCGACCCTGACCGCCTCAGCGTCGCCGAGCTGCGGACATTGTGCGAGCCGGCCGGGTTCGTCCTGGACCGCTCGGCAGAATCCCGCTGGAAGGACATCGTCCGCTTCCGCCGTACACCATAG
- a CDS encoding Zn-ribbon domain-containing OB-fold protein — MQKALAPEISTWPEENPQLIGSECASCSAVVFPSQERCPRCSAAGMAEVKLPRRGTLVAWTTQGFAPGAPYIGPTGKDFVPFGVGLVQLDDVVRVEGRLTENDPAKLKWGMDVELTMIPFATDADGNEVVTFAFQPAEA; from the coding sequence ATGCAAAAGGCCCTGGCGCCCGAAATCTCCACCTGGCCGGAGGAGAACCCGCAGCTGATCGGCAGTGAATGCGCCAGCTGTTCGGCGGTGGTCTTTCCTAGTCAGGAACGCTGCCCGCGTTGCAGCGCGGCCGGTATGGCCGAGGTCAAGTTGCCCCGCCGCGGCACCCTGGTGGCCTGGACCACCCAGGGCTTCGCGCCCGGCGCCCCCTACATCGGCCCGACCGGTAAGGACTTCGTCCCGTTCGGTGTCGGCCTGGTGCAGCTGGACGACGTCGTGCGTGTCGAGGGCCGGCTCACCGAGAACGACCCGGCGAAGCTGAAGTGGGGCATGGACGTCGAGCTCACGATGATCCCCTTCGCGACCGACGCCGACGGCAACGAGGTCGTCACCTTCGCCTTCCAGCCGGCGGAGGCCTAA
- a CDS encoding DNA repair helicase XPB: MTDGPLIVQSDKTVLLEVDHEQAGAARAAIAPFAELERAPEHIHTYRITPLALWNARAAGHDAEQVVDALVSFSRYAVPQPLLVDIVDTMARYGRLQLVKSPIHGLVLVSLDRAVLAEVMRNKKIAPMLGARIDDDTVIVHPSERGHIKQLLLKIGWPAEDLAGYVNGEAHPISLSQDGWQLRDYQEMAADSFWAGGSGVVVLPCGAGKTLVGAAAMAKAGATTLILVTNTVAGRQWKRELIARTSLTEEEIGEYSGERKEIRPVTIATYQVITRRTKGEYRHLELFDSRDWGLIIYDEVHLLPAPVFRMTADLQSRRRLGLTATLIREDGREGDVFSLIGPKRYDAPWKDIEAQGWIAPAECIEVRVTMTDNERMLYAVAEPEERYRLCSTAHSKIAVVKSILAKHRDEPTLVIGAYLDQLDELGTELDAPVIQGSTKNAEREALFDAFRRGEVKTLVVSKVANFSIDLPEASVAVQVSGTFGSRQEEAQRLGRLLRPKHDGGGAVFYSVVSRDSLDAEYAAHRQRFLAEQGYGYIIQDADDLLGPAI; this comes from the coding sequence ATGACCGACGGCCCCTTGATCGTGCAGTCCGACAAAACCGTGCTGCTCGAGGTCGATCATGAGCAGGCCGGCGCCGCCAGGGCGGCGATCGCCCCGTTCGCGGAGCTGGAACGCGCACCCGAGCACATCCACACCTACCGCATCACTCCCCTGGCGTTGTGGAACGCCCGCGCTGCCGGCCACGACGCCGAGCAAGTGGTCGACGCACTCGTCAGCTTCTCGCGCTACGCCGTACCGCAGCCGCTCCTGGTCGACATCGTCGACACCATGGCCCGCTACGGGCGGCTGCAGCTGGTCAAGAGCCCGATCCACGGCCTGGTTCTGGTCAGCCTCGATCGCGCGGTGCTGGCGGAGGTGATGCGCAATAAGAAGATCGCCCCGATGCTGGGCGCGCGCATCGACGACGACACCGTGATCGTCCATCCCAGCGAGCGCGGCCACATCAAGCAACTGCTGCTCAAGATCGGCTGGCCGGCCGAGGACCTGGCCGGCTACGTCAACGGCGAGGCCCACCCGATCAGCCTCAGCCAGGATGGCTGGCAGCTGCGCGACTACCAGGAGATGGCCGCCGACTCATTCTGGGCGGGCGGCTCGGGCGTGGTGGTACTGCCGTGCGGCGCGGGCAAGACGCTGGTGGGGGCGGCCGCCATGGCCAAGGCCGGGGCGACGACGCTGATCCTGGTCACCAACACCGTCGCAGGCCGGCAGTGGAAGCGCGAGCTGATCGCGCGGACATCGCTGACCGAAGAGGAAATCGGCGAGTATTCCGGCGAGCGCAAGGAGATTCGGCCGGTCACCATCGCTACCTATCAGGTGATCACCCGGCGCACCAAGGGCGAGTACCGGCATCTGGAGCTGTTCGACAGCCGCGACTGGGGGCTGATCATCTACGACGAGGTCCACCTGCTGCCCGCACCGGTGTTCCGGATGACCGCCGACCTGCAGTCCCGCCGGCGACTCGGACTCACTGCGACGCTGATCCGAGAGGACGGCCGCGAGGGCGACGTCTTCAGTCTCATCGGCCCCAAGCGCTACGACGCACCGTGGAAGGACATCGAGGCCCAGGGCTGGATTGCGCCGGCGGAGTGCATCGAAGTCCGGGTCACGATGACCGACAACGAGCGGATGCTGTACGCGGTCGCTGAACCCGAGGAGCGCTACCGGCTGTGTTCGACCGCGCACTCGAAGATCGCGGTGGTCAAATCGATTCTGGCTAAACACCGCGACGAGCCGACGCTGGTGATCGGCGCCTACCTCGACCAGCTCGACGAACTGGGCACCGAACTGGACGCACCCGTCATCCAGGGTTCAACGAAGAATGCCGAGCGCGAGGCGCTATTCGACGCGTTCCGCCGCGGCGAGGTGAAGACGCTGGTCGTGTCCAAGGTGGCGAACTTCTCCATCGACCTACCGGAAGCATCGGTGGCCGTGCAGGTTTCGGGGACATTCGGCTCGCGTCAGGAAGAGGCACAGCGACTGGGCCGGTTGCTTCGCCCCAAGCACGACGGCGGAGGCGCAGTGTTCTACTCCGTGGTCTCCCGCGACAGTCTCGACGCCGAGTACGCCGCGCACCGGCAGCGGTTCCTGGCCGAACAGGGCTACGGCTACATCATTCAGGACGCCGACGACCTGCTCGGCCCCGCGATCTGA
- a CDS encoding thiolase family protein produces the protein MSNDVAIIGVGLHPFGRFDKTAMEMGAEAIALALADAGADWKDIQFGFGGSYEVSNPDAVTRLVGLTGITFTNVFNACATAASAIQQTADTIRLGKYDIGIAVGLDKHPRGAFTDDPAKLALPQWYAQNGQFVTTKFFGIKANRYLHDHGISEETLARVANKNFRNGVLNPNAFRRKEISIEEIMASPVLNYPLRQYMFCAPDEGAAAVIMCRAEIAHRFTDKPVYVRASEIRTRTFGAYEVHGTSAPLDEDVSPTVYAAKAAYEAAGIGPEDVDIAQLQDTDAGAEIIHMAETGLCADGDQEKLLADGATEIGGSLPINTDGGLIANGEPIGASGLRQMHELVRQLRGEAGERQVPGNPRIGLAQVYGAPGTASATILSL, from the coding sequence ATGAGTAATGACGTCGCAATCATCGGTGTCGGCCTGCACCCGTTCGGCCGGTTCGACAAGACCGCCATGGAGATGGGCGCCGAGGCCATTGCCCTGGCGCTCGCGGACGCCGGTGCGGACTGGAAGGACATCCAGTTCGGCTTCGGTGGCAGCTATGAGGTGTCCAACCCCGACGCGGTCACGCGTCTGGTCGGGCTGACCGGGATCACCTTCACCAACGTCTTCAACGCCTGCGCCACCGCGGCCAGCGCCATCCAGCAGACCGCGGACACGATCCGGCTCGGCAAGTACGACATCGGCATCGCGGTGGGTCTGGACAAGCACCCGCGCGGTGCGTTCACCGACGACCCGGCCAAACTGGCTCTGCCGCAGTGGTATGCGCAGAACGGCCAGTTCGTCACCACCAAGTTCTTCGGTATCAAAGCTAACCGCTACCTGCACGATCACGGCATCTCCGAAGAGACGCTGGCGCGGGTGGCCAACAAAAACTTCCGCAACGGTGTGCTCAACCCGAATGCGTTCCGCCGCAAGGAGATTTCCATCGAGGAGATCATGGCGTCGCCGGTGCTGAACTACCCGTTGCGGCAATACATGTTCTGCGCACCCGACGAGGGTGCCGCCGCGGTCATCATGTGCCGCGCCGAGATCGCCCACCGGTTCACCGACAAGCCGGTTTACGTGCGTGCCAGCGAGATTCGCACTCGGACGTTCGGCGCTTATGAAGTGCACGGCACTTCCGCGCCGCTCGACGAGGACGTCTCGCCGACCGTCTACGCCGCCAAGGCCGCCTACGAGGCGGCCGGTATCGGGCCTGAGGACGTCGACATCGCCCAGCTGCAGGACACCGACGCCGGGGCCGAGATCATCCACATGGCCGAGACCGGTCTGTGCGCTGACGGGGACCAGGAGAAACTGCTGGCCGACGGTGCTACCGAGATCGGTGGCTCGCTGCCGATCAACACCGACGGCGGCCTGATCGCCAACGGTGAGCCGATCGGCGCCTCGGGCCTGCGCCAGATGCACGAGTTGGTGCGCCAGCTGCGCGGCGAGGCTGGCGAAAGGCAGGTGCCGGGTAACCCCCGCATCGGGCTGGCTCAGGTTTACGGTGCGCCCGGAACCGCCTCAGCGACAATACTTTCGCTGTAA
- a CDS encoding amidase gives MADLCHLPAHELVRLTTAGAVSCREVLDAHLARIDAVNPRLNALIVAADPDLLRHSAADADQRFTRGEPLGRAHGLPVVVKDVMLVSGLVCSGGSPALRAVANRDATVVSRLRAEGAIVLGMTNVPEMGRGGESNNNLYGRTTNPFDLERTPGGSSGGSAALISAGGAALSVGSDGGGSIRQPSHNCGIAGLKPTHGRIPRTGSVFGDAPGIFGPFNCYGPLARSVADLQLGLSIMGGPDLGDPYATAAPLANPDDVDLASLRVATYLLDGISPPEAQVAAVVTAAAQAVADAGAAVRWDQPACLNRTIELLWESVFLGGDRGEGFEADLAAIGATNPSEELAEFLRQARGIEFTLSDARRRLVDIDTFRLEMLSFMDGYDVIIGPAMPTPAKPHHHGLVEISDFSHLMAHNLTGWPAVVVRCGTSSEGLPIGVQIAARPWQDATALAVAAHLEATLGGWRPPP, from the coding sequence ATGGCCGACCTCTGTCATCTGCCCGCCCATGAGCTCGTCCGGTTGACCACGGCGGGTGCGGTCTCCTGCAGGGAGGTCCTCGACGCCCATCTAGCCCGGATCGATGCCGTGAACCCCCGGCTCAACGCGCTGATCGTGGCCGCCGATCCAGACCTGCTCCGGCACTCTGCCGCCGACGCCGACCAGCGCTTCACGCGGGGTGAACCGCTCGGCCGGGCCCATGGGCTGCCGGTGGTGGTCAAGGACGTGATGCTGGTGTCCGGGCTGGTCTGCTCGGGCGGTAGTCCGGCACTGCGGGCGGTGGCCAACCGGGACGCGACGGTGGTGTCTCGGCTACGCGCCGAGGGCGCCATCGTGCTGGGGATGACCAACGTGCCAGAGATGGGGCGTGGCGGCGAGTCCAACAACAATCTGTACGGGCGAACCACCAATCCGTTCGATCTCGAGCGCACCCCTGGCGGCAGCAGTGGCGGGTCGGCCGCGCTGATCAGTGCAGGCGGGGCGGCGCTGAGCGTGGGCTCCGACGGCGGTGGCAGCATCCGCCAGCCGTCGCATAATTGCGGTATCGCCGGGCTCAAGCCCACGCATGGACGAATCCCCAGGACGGGCAGCGTCTTCGGCGACGCCCCAGGTATCTTCGGACCCTTCAACTGCTATGGACCGCTGGCCCGTTCGGTAGCCGACCTGCAGCTGGGCCTGTCGATCATGGGCGGCCCGGATCTGGGCGATCCGTACGCCACGGCCGCGCCACTAGCCAACCCCGATGACGTCGACCTCGCCTCCCTGCGGGTGGCGACCTATCTGCTGGACGGCATCTCGCCACCGGAGGCCCAGGTCGCCGCTGTCGTCACCGCAGCTGCGCAGGCCGTTGCCGACGCCGGGGCGGCCGTCCGATGGGATCAGCCCGCGTGTCTCAACCGCACCATCGAATTGCTCTGGGAATCGGTGTTTCTCGGTGGGGATCGGGGTGAGGGCTTCGAAGCGGACCTGGCCGCGATCGGGGCCACCAATCCTTCCGAGGAACTCGCCGAGTTCCTGCGGCAGGCTCGCGGCATCGAGTTCACGTTGTCCGATGCCCGGCGCCGGCTGGTCGACATCGACACGTTCCGCCTCGAGATGCTGTCGTTCATGGACGGCTACGACGTGATCATCGGGCCGGCGATGCCCACTCCGGCCAAGCCACACCACCACGGGCTGGTGGAGATCAGCGACTTCTCTCACCTGATGGCGCACAACCTCACCGGCTGGCCCGCTGTCGTGGTCCGGTGTGGAACGTCTTCGGAGGGTCTGCCGATCGGAGTCCAGATTGCCGCCCGGCCATGGCAGGACGCCACGGCGCTGGCGGTGGCGGCACACCTCGAGGCAACCCTCGGCGGCTGGCGGCCGCCGCCGTAG
- a CDS encoding PE-PPE domain-containing protein, whose amino-acid sequence MSAAGFIGRVGGLAIVLGVGAAAFNGATAWADGPGSGDSATHAGSARSVSGDTGSVAGPAKHGAAKASSARSRPTTTLQAQSTSAAGTLTSVAVVPSATADPSAPQSPAVPAGSPLELAALAYSRRDSGVSARAAAASSAPEGSVQTLSAQNTAVIMGPSGVPIPKPSYIQNVFNLYINPSYPGSIPFQLDTPEGLYPITGVKSLPLNVSVQQGLQILAAAIASQVAAGNTATVFGYSQSAIISSLIMSQLPAGTPVNFVLVGNEMNPNGGFLSRFPGLKLPSLGLDFYGATPENLFPTTNYTLEYDGFADFPRYPLNVLSVLNAGLGIIFVHTKYADLTSAQVNSAIALPTTDPTQKYYIIPTENLPLLEPLRLIPVIGTPLADLLQPALKVIVNLGYGDPKYGWSNEGFANQQTTFGFIPDVNWGEVASLFVAGVEQGVKDFVADVSPGGVMWQELAALHVPKPGPSPVLPTPAGVISALQTAVTDIAYNISNSSAAVYAAALPTADIVNAIVTMLPAYGVTLFLGGIAQALSGDVITGLANAIGLPIAAVTGLATTAGLIEVLVLLQAVEGFFGQQTNV is encoded by the coding sequence GTGAGCGCAGCAGGCTTCATTGGTCGAGTTGGCGGGTTGGCGATTGTGCTGGGCGTGGGCGCCGCGGCGTTCAACGGCGCGACGGCCTGGGCCGACGGTCCCGGCTCGGGCGACTCGGCGACGCACGCCGGCTCCGCACGCTCGGTGTCCGGCGACACCGGTTCGGTTGCCGGCCCGGCCAAACATGGTGCAGCCAAGGCGTCCTCGGCCCGCTCGCGTCCCACCACGACGCTGCAGGCTCAGTCCACCAGCGCGGCCGGAACGCTGACCTCGGTGGCAGTCGTGCCCTCCGCCACGGCCGACCCGTCGGCACCCCAGTCCCCCGCCGTGCCGGCCGGCTCACCGCTGGAGTTGGCGGCGCTGGCCTACAGCCGGCGCGATAGCGGCGTCTCGGCGCGCGCCGCCGCGGCGTCGTCGGCACCAGAGGGCTCGGTCCAGACACTCAGCGCGCAGAACACGGCAGTGATCATGGGGCCCAGCGGCGTTCCGATCCCGAAGCCCAGCTATATCCAGAACGTCTTCAATCTGTACATCAACCCGAGCTACCCCGGTTCCATCCCGTTCCAGCTGGACACTCCCGAGGGGCTGTACCCGATCACCGGGGTGAAGAGCCTGCCGCTGAACGTGTCGGTCCAGCAGGGATTGCAGATCCTCGCCGCGGCGATCGCGAGCCAAGTCGCCGCCGGCAATACTGCGACGGTGTTCGGCTACTCGCAGAGCGCCATCATCTCTTCACTGATCATGAGTCAGCTCCCCGCGGGTACCCCGGTCAACTTCGTCTTGGTCGGCAATGAGATGAATCCGAACGGCGGCTTCCTGTCTCGCTTCCCCGGGCTGAAACTGCCGAGCCTCGGTCTGGACTTCTACGGCGCGACGCCCGAAAACCTCTTCCCGACAACGAACTACACCCTCGAGTACGACGGGTTCGCCGACTTCCCGCGCTACCCGCTCAATGTCTTGTCGGTACTCAATGCCGGCCTTGGCATCATCTTCGTGCACACCAAGTACGCCGATCTGACTTCAGCGCAAGTCAATTCGGCGATTGCCCTGCCGACCACCGACCCGACCCAGAAGTACTACATCATTCCCACCGAGAACCTGCCGCTGCTGGAGCCGCTGCGGCTGATACCCGTCATCGGCACCCCGCTGGCCGATCTGCTGCAACCGGCGCTGAAGGTCATCGTGAACCTCGGCTACGGTGACCCGAAATACGGCTGGTCCAACGAGGGATTCGCGAACCAGCAAACAACTTTCGGCTTCATTCCTGACGTCAACTGGGGCGAGGTGGCAAGTCTGTTCGTCGCCGGCGTCGAGCAGGGTGTCAAAGACTTCGTGGCCGACGTCAGCCCCGGTGGGGTGATGTGGCAGGAGCTGGCGGCTCTGCATGTACCGAAACCGGGTCCTTCGCCGGTACTCCCAACCCCCGCGGGCGTCATCTCGGCCCTGCAGACCGCCGTCACCGACATCGCGTACAACATCTCCAACTCGTCGGCGGCGGTTTACGCGGCTGCGCTACCGACGGCCGATATCGTCAACGCGATCGTCACGATGCTGCCCGCCTATGGCGTCACCCTGTTCCTCGGGGGCATTGCGCAAGCGCTGTCCGGTGACGTCATCACCGGTCTGGCGAATGCCATCGGCCTCCCGATCGCGGCCGTCACGGGGTTGGCGACCACCGCCGGACTGATCGAAGTGCTCGTCCTACTGCAGGCCGTCGAGGGTTTCTTCGGCCAGCAGACCAACGTCTAG
- a CDS encoding class I adenylate-forming enzyme family protein has translation MSEGAATISSTLATSLAGYGNAPCIEFNGRWYSGAEIAAYADGVEGALRAAGVADGAAVGVVARNRPPLAAAVVGLLGAGRWVSMIYSFQSAEAIGRDIEQLELAAVVADRDDWTGPAIAAARHAGTAGIAVGMKPPTVEHVSGIERVSGRLRAAGRDGSTGLRVLTSGTTGPPKRHVIPASVLEHTVASVAIGGATADDPPELMYWPLGGIGGVCQLITGAYLGKRIALLEKFSVAEWVRVVKTYGVRRCGLQPAAVRMLLDADLPPGDLASLEYVISAAGPLDPETRDGFEERYRVPVLLAYGATEFAGSVCTWTPELYREFGSAKRASSGRVMPDTQVRIIDPHSGAEVPVGVQGMLEARIAAISPDWIRTNDLAAVDVDGFITLHGRADGAINRGGFKVLPETVRRVLVSHPAVRDAAVVGVPDGRLGEVPFAAVETISGCPAPDPAELVGLVRDALPKHCVPVAVVVVAELPRNPSLKVALREVAAMYTSAAP, from the coding sequence GTGAGCGAGGGCGCCGCGACGATCAGCAGCACGCTGGCCACCAGCCTGGCCGGGTATGGCAACGCGCCGTGCATCGAGTTCAACGGCCGGTGGTACTCCGGTGCCGAGATCGCCGCCTACGCCGACGGCGTCGAGGGTGCGTTGCGGGCGGCCGGCGTCGCCGACGGCGCGGCAGTGGGGGTGGTGGCCCGCAACCGGCCGCCGCTGGCGGCCGCTGTGGTGGGGTTGCTCGGCGCCGGCCGGTGGGTCTCGATGATCTATTCGTTCCAGTCGGCGGAGGCGATCGGCCGCGACATCGAGCAGTTGGAGCTGGCCGCCGTCGTCGCCGACCGTGACGACTGGACCGGGCCGGCGATTGCGGCGGCGCGCCACGCGGGCACAGCGGGTATCGCGGTCGGTATGAAACCGCCCACCGTAGAACATGTTTCCGGTATCGAACGGGTGTCGGGCCGGTTGCGCGCGGCGGGCCGGGACGGTTCCACCGGCCTGCGGGTGCTCACCAGCGGGACCACCGGCCCGCCCAAACGGCATGTCATCCCCGCTTCCGTGCTGGAACACACTGTGGCGAGCGTGGCGATCGGGGGCGCGACCGCCGACGATCCACCAGAACTGATGTATTGGCCGCTCGGCGGGATCGGCGGGGTGTGCCAACTGATTACCGGCGCCTACCTCGGCAAGCGGATCGCGCTGCTGGAGAAATTCAGCGTGGCCGAATGGGTGCGTGTGGTGAAGACGTATGGCGTCCGCCGCTGCGGCCTGCAGCCGGCGGCGGTGCGGATGCTGCTTGACGCCGACCTGCCGCCCGGGGACCTCGCCTCGCTGGAATACGTGATCAGTGCCGCGGGCCCGCTGGATCCCGAGACCCGTGATGGCTTCGAGGAGCGCTACCGGGTACCGGTTTTGTTGGCTTACGGCGCAACGGAATTCGCTGGATCAGTGTGTACCTGGACGCCCGAGCTCTACCGCGAGTTCGGCTCCGCCAAGCGGGCGAGCTCGGGTCGGGTGATGCCCGACACGCAGGTCCGCATTATCGACCCGCACAGCGGAGCCGAGGTGCCGGTCGGCGTGCAGGGCATGCTGGAGGCCAGGATCGCGGCCATCAGTCCGGACTGGATCCGCACCAATGACCTCGCTGCCGTCGACGTTGACGGGTTCATCACGCTGCATGGGCGCGCAGATGGCGCGATCAACCGCGGAGGATTCAAGGTCCTGCCGGAGACCGTTCGCCGGGTGCTGGTCTCCCATCCCGCGGTGCGCGACGCCGCCGTGGTGGGCGTTCCCGATGGCAGGCTGGGCGAGGTGCCGTTCGCGGCGGTCGAGACGATCTCTGGTTGTCCGGCGCCCGATCCGGCCGAACTCGTCGGCTTGGTCCGCGACGCTCTTCCCAAGCACTGTGTGCCTGTCGCGGTGGTGGTGGTTGCCGAGCTGCCGCGGAACCCATCGCTGAAGGTCGCACTTCGCGAAGTGGCCGCGATGTACACCAGTGCCGCGCCGTAG
- a CDS encoding DUF3060 domain-containing protein yields the protein MSSSDDPGDRIGELELAAAPRQVPAGFLLAELLPFRWWYLWGMFMIAVALIAVWAAAPLAFSITAVAALVLIYSYQLYGASRRLTLLRWGVVATVDGAETLTRGTYYSGTTWYNAYLPVASGWTVQRPRYSGPSTRTKVSYRLGDYQGDIVVRGREYTDGVVLADPRKPSRALCVTAFAYDLDRDDSGNWVGRLRPRLVVGMVVWLVVMVGWLALAGFVAVAAANHTDSTPTATPGHGLDVVGNDKLATYACAGGDIDIVGNDNAVTVTGHCRRVRVSGDDNSVTLETADSIRTSGDHNVVSYRTGSPAVTNFDDSNTVVQKS from the coding sequence GTGTCGTCGTCCGATGATCCCGGGGATCGCATCGGGGAGCTCGAGCTCGCGGCCGCCCCGCGACAGGTGCCCGCCGGCTTCCTGCTCGCCGAGCTCTTGCCGTTCCGCTGGTGGTATCTGTGGGGCATGTTCATGATCGCGGTCGCGCTGATCGCGGTCTGGGCCGCAGCGCCGCTGGCGTTTTCGATCACCGCGGTGGCGGCACTGGTGCTCATCTACTCCTATCAGCTCTACGGCGCGTCCCGGCGGCTGACGCTGCTGAGATGGGGCGTGGTGGCGACCGTCGATGGTGCCGAAACCCTAACCCGGGGAACGTATTACAGCGGTACCACGTGGTACAACGCCTACTTGCCGGTCGCCAGCGGCTGGACCGTGCAGCGGCCCCGCTACAGCGGGCCGAGCACCAGGACCAAGGTCAGCTACCGCCTGGGCGACTATCAAGGCGACATCGTGGTGCGAGGCCGCGAATACACCGACGGCGTTGTACTGGCCGACCCGCGCAAGCCCAGCCGGGCATTGTGCGTCACCGCGTTCGCCTACGACCTGGACCGCGACGACTCCGGCAATTGGGTTGGCCGGCTGCGGCCCCGGCTGGTCGTCGGCATGGTTGTCTGGCTGGTGGTGATGGTCGGCTGGCTGGCGCTGGCTGGGTTCGTCGCGGTCGCCGCGGCGAATCATACCGACAGCACACCGACCGCCACGCCCGGTCATGGACTCGACGTCGTCGGCAACGACAAGTTGGCCACGTACGCCTGCGCGGGCGGTGACATCGACATCGTCGGTAACGACAATGCCGTGACCGTCACCGGCCACTGCCGCAGGGTGCGGGTATCCGGCGACGACAACTCGGTCACCCTCGAGACCGCGGACAGCATCCGCACCTCAGGCGACCACAATGTCGTCAGCTATCGGACCGGTTCACCCGCCGTCACAAACTTCGACGACTCCAACACGGTCGTTCAGAAGAGCTAA